From the Manis javanica isolate MJ-LG chromosome 13, MJ_LKY, whole genome shotgun sequence genome, one window contains:
- the PRR22 gene encoding proline-rich protein 22, which produces MQPPKPFCTPTAPQEGFGPQGLCGGAEGSGSQPAAACMESMGSSNLYHPPNLEKEGFLGSPAGFQMAPCGCIFDPRVYQIKWVDTDVSQFPLYELVVVGGGGPAGGPASPGTHLLEPQHHLKVSPLPQLYPRYQPAPGGPQDLMPYFPPEEPRPEALGFVGDGGPPVFMEPPPPVLTESLGPPPPKKIKVPQLANTISAEAELSPGIYDRLKNRLSQLNGTPEPPAVPVQEPQAGCSSPGLLYPLGPGEPEVAAGEAQSPEAAKAFLLPEQVPLEDVMRLFDCLLGGAEREGSPSKAPGPALPGSSGTDPSSDIRSLHLPDKLLSFDYSVPEVLDAVSSMDNLFNVKAVGEEPLPHPGLPAAGTALAALPPELPSNRKAGASAKKGRPRGKARQAARPRHGRAAVPH; this is translated from the exons ATGCAGCCCCCCAAACCCTTCTGCACGCCCACAGCTCCCCAAGAAGGCTTCGGCCCCCAGGGCCTGTGTGGCGGCGCCGAGGGCTCAGGCAGCCAGCCTGCTGCTGCCTGCATGGAGTCTATGG GCTCCTCCAACTTGTACCATCCCCCAAACCTGGAGAAAGAAGGATTTCTGGGCTCTCCAGCAG GTTTCCAGATGGCACCCTGTGGGTGCATCTTTGACCCCCGCGTCTACCAGATCAAGTGGGTCGACACTGACGTCAGCCAGTTCCCTCTGTACGAGCTGGTGGTAGTCGGTGGCGGGGGGCCAGCTGGGGGCCCTGCCTCGCCGGGCACCCACCTCCTCGAGCCCCAACACCATCTGAAGGTCTCGCCGCTGCCTCAGCTGTACCCTCGCTACCAGCCAGCGCCTGGGGGCCCCCAGGACCTCATGCCCTACTTCCCACCCGAGGAGCCCAGGCCAGAGGCCCTGGGCTTTGTGGGGGACGGGGGGCCCCCAGTGTTTATGGAGCCGCCCCCACCCGTGCTCACGGAAAGCCTGGGCCCCCCTCCACCCAAGAAGATAAAGGTGCCCCAGCTGGCCAACACCATCTCTGCTGAGGCTGAGCTGTCACCCGGCATCTACGACCGCCTCAAGAACCGCCTCAGCCAGCTGAACGGGACCCCCGAGCCCCCGGCTGTTCCTGTCCAGGAGCCACAGGCCGGCTGCTCCAGTCCGGGCCTGTTGTACCCTCTGGGCCCCGGGGAGCCCGAGGTGGCCGCGGGAGAGGCCCAGAGCCCGGAAGCAGCCAAGGCCTTCCTGCTGCCTGAGCAGGTGCCCCTGGAGGACGTCATGAGGCTCTTTGACTGCCTGCTGGGTGGTGCCGAGCGCGAGGGGTCGCCAAGCAAGGCCCCTGGGCCAGCCCTGCCCGGCAGCAGTGGGACCGACCCATCCAGTGACATCCGCTCGCTGCACTTGCCCGACAAGCTGCTGTCCTTCGACTACAGCGTGCCTGAGGTCCTGGACGCCGTGTCCAGCATGGACAACCTCTTTAACGTCAAGGCCGTCGGGGAGGAGCCTCTGCCCCACCCCGGGCTGCCGGCTGCCGGCACCGCGCTCGCTGCTCTGCCGCCTGAGCTGCCCAGCAACAGGAAGGCTGGCGCCTCTGCCAAGAAAGGGCGGCCCAGAGGCAAGGCCAGGCAGGCCGCCAGGCCCAGGCACGGCCGGGCCGCCGTCCCCCATTAA